One segment of Fuscovulum ytuae DNA contains the following:
- a CDS encoding PA0069 family radical SAM protein, giving the protein MADGEGILPGRRLRARGILSNAAGRFEAHGVEAFADGWEVGEERLIRTEVRVERARSALSYNRSPDLPFDRSVNPYRGCEHGCVYCFARPTHAYLNLSPGLDFETRLIARPGIGGVLARELRAKGYRVAPIAIGTNTDPYQPCEAEWRVMREVVEVLAGCDHPLAITTKGTLIERDLDLLAPMAAKGLLRVGVSVTTLDAGLARRMEPRAALPARRLEVIRRLSAAGVPVRVMVAPVIPGLTDHELEGILAAAKGAGAVGASWIMLRLPLEVAGLWRDWLARAEPGRAAKVMARLREARGGRDYDSDWGKRMRGEGLFAKLIAARFGKAVARLGLEEVLPPLRCDLFRPPVLPGDQLRLF; this is encoded by the coding sequence ATGGCGGATGGCGAAGGGATATTGCCGGGGCGGCGGCTGCGGGCGCGGGGGATCTTGTCCAACGCGGCAGGGCGGTTTGAGGCGCATGGGGTGGAGGCTTTTGCCGACGGCTGGGAGGTGGGGGAGGAGCGGCTGATCCGCACCGAGGTGCGGGTGGAACGGGCGCGATCGGCCTTGAGTTACAACCGGTCGCCGGACCTGCCCTTTGATCGGTCGGTGAACCCCTATCGGGGGTGCGAGCATGGCTGCGTCTATTGTTTCGCACGGCCGACACATGCCTATCTGAACCTGTCGCCGGGGTTGGATTTCGAGACGCGTCTGATTGCGCGGCCGGGGATCGGGGGGGTGCTGGCGCGGGAGTTGCGGGCGAAGGGGTATCGGGTTGCGCCGATTGCGATTGGCACGAATACCGACCCCTATCAGCCCTGCGAGGCGGAATGGCGCGTGATGCGCGAGGTGGTGGAGGTGCTGGCGGGCTGTGACCATCCGCTGGCGATCACCACGAAGGGGACCTTGATTGAGCGGGATCTGGATCTGCTGGCACCGATGGCGGCGAAGGGTCTGTTGCGGGTGGGGGTGTCGGTGACGACGCTGGATGCGGGCCTTGCGCGGCGGATGGAGCCGCGGGCGGCGCTGCCTGCACGGCGGTTGGAGGTGATCAGGCGGCTGTCGGCGGCGGGGGTGCCGGTGCGGGTGATGGTGGCCCCGGTGATCCCCGGTCTGACGGATCACGAGTTGGAGGGGATTCTGGCGGCGGCGAAGGGGGCCGGGGCGGTGGGGGCGTCCTGGATCATGCTGCGGTTGCCCTTGGAGGTGGCGGGGCTCTGGCGCGACTGGCTGGCGCGGGCGGAACCGGGGCGGGCGGCCAAGGTCATGGCACGGCTGCGCGAGGCGCGGGGCGGGAGGGATTACGATTCCGACTGGGGCAAGCGGATGCGGGGCGAGGGGTTGTTTGCCAAGTTGATTGCGGCGCGGTTCGGCAAGGCCGTGGCGCGGCTGGGGTTGGAGGAGGTGCTGCCGCCCCTGCGCTGTGATCTCTTCAGGCCCCCGGTTTTGCCGGGGGATCAGTTGCGGCTGTTCTAG
- a CDS encoding DUF3563 domain-containing protein translates to MFEQVKKFVRAFHLPTVEELEREYLNGAANRVDLEFRQRQIDRGMFRNMGM, encoded by the coding sequence ATGTTCGAGCAGGTGAAGAAATTCGTCCGGGCTTTTCACCTTCCCACGGTGGAAGAGTTGGAGCGGGAATATCTGAACGGGGCGGCCAATCGGGTGGACCTTGAGTTCCGCCAGCGGCAGATCGACCGGGGCATGTTCCGCAATATGGGGATGTGA
- a CDS encoding DUF1638 domain-containing protein, with protein sequence MALPALPDDNTLTEQGLAPAATGRVLLIACGALAHEILALKRANGWDHLDLQCLPANLHLWPDRIPAAVEAAVNQHRAAYDRLFIVYADCGTGGLLQQKCKELGVEMVEGPHCYSFFEGNAAFAAKAEEEFTAFYLTDFLVRQFDAFVWRPMGLDRHPELRDMYFGNYTKLVYQAQTDDPALDEKARACAARLGLAYERRFTGYGDLTTALAALTS encoded by the coding sequence ATGGCCCTCCCCGCGCTTCCCGACGACAATACGCTCACCGAACAGGGCCTCGCCCCCGCCGCCACAGGCCGCGTCCTCCTCATCGCCTGTGGCGCGCTCGCCCATGAAATCCTCGCCCTGAAACGCGCGAACGGCTGGGATCACCTCGATCTGCAATGCCTGCCCGCCAATCTGCATCTCTGGCCCGACCGCATCCCCGCGGCGGTCGAGGCGGCGGTGAACCAGCACCGCGCCGCCTATGACCGCCTCTTCATCGTCTATGCCGATTGCGGCACAGGCGGCCTATTGCAGCAAAAGTGCAAGGAACTGGGCGTCGAAATGGTCGAAGGCCCGCATTGTTATTCGTTCTTTGAAGGCAACGCCGCCTTCGCCGCCAAGGCCGAAGAGGAATTCACCGCCTTCTACCTCACCGATTTCCTCGTCCGGCAATTCGATGCCTTCGTCTGGCGACCGATGGGCCTCGACCGCCATCCCGAACTGCGCGACATGTATTTCGGCAATTACACCAAACTGGTCTATCAGGCCCAAACCGATGACCCCGCACTGGATGAAAAGGCCCGCGCCTGCGCCGCCCGCCTTGGCCTTGCCTACGAACGTCGCTTCACAGGCTATGGCGATCTGACGACGGCACTCGCCGCGCTCACCTCCTGA
- the recN gene encoding DNA repair protein RecN, which produces MLRTLEIRDVLIIDRLDLEFRPGLNVLTGETGAGKSILLDALGFVLGWRGRAELVRQGAEQGSVTAVFDLPLGHAGRAVLEEAGIAVEEGEVILRRVNTVDGRKTAWVNDRRVSGEVLRDLSETLVELHGQHDDRGLLNPRGHRALLDAFAGLDLGPARMAWRAQAAARAALVEAEAALAAARKEEDFLRHAVAELDRLNPEPGEEAALDARRRMMQGAEKIRADIARAHQALSDQGAEGMMRDAVRWLDGAAERAEGRLEGALAALDRALIELGEAQEGVEACLAALDFDPSELEALEERLFSIRAMARKHGVLADELGVLAGELRARLAALDSGEAGIAAKAKAVVQAEAAFAAEAARVTAARKAAAKRLDAAMAAELAPLKMERAVFATEVAAGEPGPEGVDAVTFTVATNPGAPSGPLNRIASGGELSRFLLALKVCLTGEAAGLTMIFDEIDRGVGGATADAVGRRLKALAEGCQVLVVTHSPQVAALGGAHWRVEKRVAGEVTLSTVTPLGAVERVEEVARMLAGDTVTDAAREAARALLSA; this is translated from the coding sequence GTGCTGCGGACACTCGAGATTCGGGATGTGCTGATCATCGACCGGCTGGACCTTGAGTTCCGGCCGGGCCTGAACGTGCTGACCGGCGAGACGGGGGCGGGGAAGTCGATCCTTCTGGATGCGCTGGGATTCGTGCTGGGCTGGCGCGGACGGGCAGAGCTGGTGCGGCAGGGCGCCGAGCAGGGCAGCGTGACGGCGGTCTTTGATCTGCCCTTGGGCCATGCCGGGCGCGCGGTGCTGGAGGAGGCCGGGATCGCGGTCGAGGAAGGCGAGGTCATCCTGCGGCGGGTTAATACGGTCGATGGGCGCAAGACGGCATGGGTGAATGACCGCCGTGTGTCGGGTGAGGTGTTGCGCGACCTGTCCGAGACGCTGGTGGAATTGCATGGGCAGCATGATGACCGGGGGCTGTTGAACCCGCGCGGGCATCGGGCCCTTTTGGACGCCTTTGCGGGCTTGGACCTTGGGCCTGCGCGGATGGCGTGGCGGGCGCAGGCGGCGGCGCGGGCGGCCTTGGTCGAGGCTGAGGCGGCGTTGGCTGCGGCGCGGAAGGAAGAGGATTTCCTGCGCCATGCGGTGGCAGAGTTGGATCGGTTGAACCCCGAGCCGGGCGAGGAGGCGGCGCTGGATGCTCGGCGCCGGATGATGCAGGGGGCAGAGAAGATCCGCGCTGATATCGCGCGGGCGCATCAAGCGCTTTCGGATCAGGGGGCGGAGGGGATGATGCGCGACGCTGTCCGCTGGTTGGATGGCGCGGCAGAGCGGGCCGAGGGGCGGCTTGAGGGCGCTTTGGCGGCGCTGGACCGGGCGCTGATCGAATTGGGTGAGGCGCAAGAGGGGGTGGAGGCCTGTCTGGCGGCGCTGGATTTTGATCCGTCAGAGTTGGAGGCGCTGGAGGAACGGCTTTTCTCGATCCGGGCGATGGCGCGCAAGCATGGCGTTCTGGCGGATGAGTTGGGCGTGTTGGCAGGGGAGTTGCGGGCGCGGCTGGCGGCCTTGGACAGTGGTGAGGCGGGGATTGCGGCCAAGGCCAAGGCCGTGGTGCAGGCGGAGGCCGCTTTTGCGGCAGAGGCCGCGCGTGTGACGGCGGCGCGGAAGGCGGCGGCGAAGCGGCTGGATGCGGCGATGGCGGCTGAGCTTGCGCCTTTGAAGATGGAGCGGGCGGTGTTCGCGACCGAGGTGGCGGCGGGGGAGCCGGGGCCGGAGGGGGTGGATGCGGTGACCTTTACCGTGGCGACCAATCCGGGCGCGCCTTCGGGGCCGTTGAACCGGATCGCGTCGGGCGGGGAATTGAGCCGGTTCCTCTTGGCGCTGAAGGTCTGTCTGACCGGGGAAGCGGCGGGGCTGACAATGATCTTTGACGAGATCGACCGGGGCGTTGGTGGGGCCACGGCGGATGCCGTGGGGCGGCGGTTGAAGGCGCTGGCGGAGGGCTGTCAGGTTCTGGTCGTGACGCATTCGCCGCAGGTGGCGGCCTTGGGCGGGGCGCATTGGCGGGTTGAAAAGCGCGTGGCGGGGGAGGTGACCCTGTCCACGGTGACGCCCCTTGGCGCGGTGGAACGAGTGGAGGAAGTGGCGCGCATGCTGGCCGGGGATACGGTCACCGATGCGGCGCGCGAGGCGGCGCGGGCCTTGTTGTCGGCCTGA
- a CDS encoding alkane 1-monooxygenase, translating into MSSAKSPIPMAAFAVATLAPLPLLALGGLTGGGWLWAALLYMGLLSILLDQLLPLVESDGPDGHEFPAADALLALLGLLALALPALAVHGATNPALSGPEKAALVFTTGLWLGQIAHPAAHELIHRARRAQVRLGVAVYAALLIGHHASSHRLVHHRFVATPDDPASAPKGRGFWRYLPRASIGGFIAGLRAETALRQRSTRPGLHPYLTYALLSLTALAMAATLGGPSGVAIWVLIALHAQLQIHLSDYVQHYGLTRAPLPDGRYEPVNTRHSWNTAHWFSSALLLNAPRHSDHHSHPSRPYPTLRLPDDAPHLPWPLPLAAAIALFPPLWRRLMKPHLARLAQEPPPPPSA; encoded by the coding sequence ATGAGTAGCGCCAAGTCCCCGATCCCCATGGCCGCCTTCGCGGTGGCAACCCTTGCCCCCCTGCCGCTTCTGGCCCTTGGCGGCCTGACGGGCGGCGGCTGGCTCTGGGCCGCGCTCCTCTACATGGGCCTGCTGTCGATCCTGCTGGACCAACTCCTCCCCCTCGTCGAAAGCGACGGGCCCGACGGCCATGAATTCCCCGCCGCTGACGCCCTCCTTGCGCTGCTCGGTCTCCTTGCGCTGGCCCTTCCAGCCTTGGCCGTCCATGGCGCCACAAACCCGGCCCTCTCAGGCCCGGAAAAGGCCGCCCTCGTCTTCACCACCGGCCTCTGGCTCGGCCAGATTGCCCATCCTGCGGCGCATGAGCTGATCCACCGCGCCCGGCGCGCGCAGGTCCGGCTCGGCGTTGCGGTCTATGCCGCCCTTCTCATCGGCCATCACGCCTCCAGTCATCGCCTTGTGCATCACCGCTTCGTCGCCACCCCCGACGATCCGGCCAGCGCGCCAAAAGGGCGCGGCTTCTGGCGCTATCTGCCGCGCGCCTCCATAGGCGGCTTTATCGCAGGGCTCAGGGCCGAAACCGCCCTGCGCCAGCGCAGCACGCGGCCCGGCCTGCATCCCTACCTGACCTATGCCCTCCTCTCCCTCACAGCCCTTGCCATGGCCGCCACCCTCGGCGGCCCCAGCGGCGTGGCGATCTGGGTCCTGATCGCCCTGCATGCCCAACTGCAAATCCACCTGTCCGACTATGTCCAACATTACGGCCTTACCCGCGCCCCCCTGCCCGATGGCCGGTACGAGCCGGTGAATACCCGTCACTCGTGGAACACTGCGCATTGGTTTTCCTCCGCGCTCCTTCTGAACGCGCCGCGCCATTCCGATCACCACAGCCACCCCTCGCGCCCTTACCCAACCCTGCGCCTTCCCGACGATGCGCCCCACCTGCCTTGGCCCCTGCCGCTCGCTGCCGCCATCGCGCTTTTTCCACCCCTTTGGCGACGCCTGATGAAACCCCATCTCGCCCGCCTTGCGCAGGAACCCCCACCGCCCCCATCGGCGTGA
- the ftsY gene encoding signal recognition particle-docking protein FtsY — MSFFKKLRDRMFRSSDKIGEGLEALVAEDAEAARPPAAPAAPELPAAEPVARTEPEAAKPGLLGRIFGGGAGAAEEPRRLVDDAMLESLEEVLIQADMGVETAGRVTANIAEGRFGKRISTRELKAALAGEVARIMEPVARPLPIYPKRPQVVLVVGVNGSGKTTTIGKLASQFKAAGKSVVIAAGDTFRAAAVEQLQIWGTRAGVPVLTAPEGSDPASLAFDALTKAQEQGADLLLIDTAGRLQNRADLMEELAKIVRVIRKVDATAPHNTLLVLDATTGQNALSQVEIFRKIADVTGLVMTKLDGTAKGGVLVALADRFGLPIHAIGVGEQIDDLAPFDPEDFAKALVGQE, encoded by the coding sequence ATGTCCTTCTTCAAGAAATTGCGCGACCGGATGTTCCGGTCTTCCGACAAGATCGGCGAGGGGTTGGAGGCGCTGGTGGCGGAGGATGCCGAGGCGGCGCGCCCGCCTGCGGCCCCCGCGGCACCAGAATTGCCTGCGGCTGAACCTGTGGCGCGGACAGAGCCGGAGGCGGCAAAGCCGGGCTTGCTGGGCCGGATTTTCGGCGGGGGTGCCGGGGCTGCGGAAGAGCCGCGGCGGTTGGTCGATGATGCGATGCTGGAAAGCCTCGAAGAGGTGCTGATTCAGGCCGATATGGGGGTGGAGACGGCGGGGCGCGTCACTGCCAATATCGCTGAGGGGCGGTTCGGCAAGCGGATTTCGACGCGCGAGTTGAAGGCGGCGCTGGCAGGCGAGGTGGCGCGGATCATGGAGCCAGTGGCGCGGCCTTTGCCCATCTATCCCAAACGGCCGCAGGTCGTGCTGGTGGTGGGGGTGAACGGGTCGGGCAAGACGACGACAATCGGGAAACTGGCCAGCCAGTTCAAGGCGGCGGGAAAGTCGGTGGTGATTGCCGCCGGAGACACGTTCCGCGCGGCAGCGGTGGAGCAGTTGCAGATCTGGGGGACACGGGCCGGGGTGCCTGTTCTGACCGCGCCGGAAGGATCGGACCCGGCGTCCTTGGCCTTTGATGCGCTGACGAAGGCGCAGGAACAGGGCGCTGACCTTCTGCTGATCGATACGGCGGGGCGGTTGCAGAACCGGGCCGATCTGATGGAGGAACTGGCCAAGATCGTGCGCGTCATCCGCAAGGTGGATGCGACCGCGCCGCATAACACGCTTTTGGTTCTGGATGCGACGACGGGGCAGAATGCGCTGTCTCAGGTCGAGATTTTCCGCAAGATCGCGGATGTGACGGGGCTGGTGATGACCAAACTGGACGGCACGGCCAAGGGTGGCGTGCTGGTGGCCTTGGCGGATCGGTTCGGGCTGCCCATCCATGCCATCGGGGTGGGCGAGCAGATCGACGATCTTGCCCCGTTTGACCCGGAAGATTTCGCAAAGGCCTTGGTCGGGCAGGAGTGA
- the purD gene encoding phosphoribosylamine--glycine ligase — MNILILGSGGREHALAWAIKQNPKTDRLIVAPGNAGISQLAECADIDILSGQTVVTFCEENAIDFVVIGPEAPLAAGVADATRAAGLLTFGPSAAAAKLEASKSFTKEICDACAAPTAAYARFTEAAPARAYVTAQGAPIVVKADGLAAGKGVIVAMTTEEALAAIDDMFGGEFGTAGAEVVIEEFMAGEEASFFILTDGVNALPIGTAQDHKRVGDGDTGPNTGGMGAYSPAPVLTDAIAAQAMDDIIRPTIREMARRGTPYQGVLYAGLMIDEGRARLVEYNARFGDPECQVLMMRLGAQALDLLLACAEGRLDQAQVHWADDHALTVVMATKGYPGPYAKGSVIGGLDSLPETSSHMVFHAGTTAKDGQITATGGRVLNVTARGATLQEAQQKAYAMVDAIDWPEGFCRRDIGWRAL, encoded by the coding sequence ATGAATATCCTCATCCTCGGCAGCGGCGGGCGTGAACATGCGCTGGCTTGGGCCATCAAGCAAAACCCCAAGACCGACCGCCTGATCGTCGCCCCCGGCAATGCGGGCATCAGTCAGCTTGCCGAATGCGCCGATATCGACATCCTTTCGGGCCAGACCGTCGTCACCTTCTGCGAAGAAAACGCAATCGACTTCGTGGTGATCGGCCCCGAAGCCCCGCTCGCCGCAGGCGTCGCCGATGCCACCCGTGCCGCAGGCCTTCTGACCTTTGGCCCCTCTGCCGCTGCGGCAAAACTCGAAGCGTCCAAATCCTTCACAAAGGAAATCTGCGACGCCTGCGCCGCCCCCACCGCCGCCTATGCCCGCTTTACCGAGGCCGCCCCCGCCCGCGCCTATGTCACGGCCCAAGGCGCCCCCATCGTGGTCAAGGCCGACGGCCTTGCCGCAGGCAAGGGCGTCATCGTCGCCATGACCACCGAAGAGGCGCTTGCCGCCATCGACGACATGTTCGGCGGCGAATTCGGCACCGCCGGGGCCGAAGTGGTGATCGAGGAATTCATGGCTGGCGAAGAGGCCTCCTTCTTCATCCTCACCGACGGGGTGAACGCCCTGCCCATCGGCACCGCACAAGATCACAAGCGGGTGGGCGACGGCGATACCGGGCCCAATACGGGCGGCATGGGGGCCTATTCCCCCGCCCCCGTCCTGACCGATGCCATAGCAGCCCAAGCCATGGACGACATCATCCGTCCCACCATCCGCGAAATGGCCCGGCGCGGCACGCCCTATCAAGGCGTTCTTTATGCAGGCCTGATGATCGACGAGGGCCGCGCGCGGCTGGTGGAATACAATGCCCGCTTCGGCGACCCGGAATGTCAGGTGTTGATGATGCGCCTTGGCGCGCAGGCGCTCGATCTCCTCCTCGCCTGTGCCGAGGGGCGGCTTGATCAGGCGCAGGTCCACTGGGCCGATGACCATGCCCTGACCGTCGTCATGGCAACCAAGGGCTATCCCGGCCCCTATGCCAAAGGCTCCGTCATCGGCGGCCTGGACAGCTTGCCCGAAACCTCGTCGCACATGGTGTTCCACGCCGGCACCACGGCCAAGGATGGCCAGATCACCGCCACCGGGGGCCGCGTCCTGAACGTCACCGCGCGCGGCGCGACGCTGCAAGAGGCGCAGCAAAAGGCCTATGCCATGGTCGATGCCATCGACTGGCCCGAAGGCTTCTGCCGCCGCGATATCGGCTGGCGTGCCCTGTAA
- a CDS encoding B12-binding domain-containing protein: MADEDEIILSELSDDELVLQMHDDLYDGLKEEIEEGVNILIERGWAPYDVLTKALVAGMTIVGNDFRDGILFVPEVLLSANAMKAGMSILKPLLAETGAPRMGKMVIGTVKGDIHDIGKNLVAMMMEGAGFEVVDLGINNAVEKYLEALEREQPDILGMSALLTTTMPYMKVVIDTMKEKGLREDYIVLVGGAPLNEEFGRAIGADAYCRDAAVAVETAKQFVARKHNQLGA, from the coding sequence ATGGCCGACGAAGACGAGATCATCCTTTCCGAACTCTCCGACGACGAACTCGTCCTGCAGATGCATGACGACCTTTATGACGGTCTGAAGGAAGAGATCGAGGAAGGCGTCAACATCCTGATCGAACGTGGCTGGGCCCCCTATGACGTGCTGACAAAGGCGCTTGTCGCGGGCATGACCATCGTCGGCAACGACTTCCGCGACGGCATCCTCTTCGTGCCCGAAGTGCTGCTTTCGGCCAACGCGATGAAGGCAGGCATGTCGATCCTGAAGCCGCTTCTCGCCGAAACCGGTGCGCCGCGCATGGGTAAGATGGTGATCGGCACCGTGAAGGGCGACATCCACGACATCGGCAAGAACCTCGTCGCCATGATGATGGAAGGCGCGGGCTTCGAAGTTGTCGATCTCGGCATCAACAACGCGGTCGAGAAATATCTCGAAGCGCTGGAACGCGAGCAGCCTGACATCCTCGGCATGTCGGCACTGCTGACCACGACCATGCCCTATATGAAGGTCGTCATCGACACGATGAAGGAAAAGGGCCTGCGCGAGGATTACATCGTCCTCGTCGGCGGCGCGCCGCTGAACGAAGAATTCGGTCGCGCCATCGGGGCCGATGCCTATTGCCGCGACGCCGCCGTGGCGGTGGAAACCGCCAAGCAGTTCGTCGCCCGCAAGCACAACCAGCTCGGCGCCTAA
- the xseA gene encoding exodeoxyribonuclease VII large subunit gives MDLFEDGPAPAGNQPEYTVSELSGAVKRVIEGEFGLVRVRGEVGRVSRPASGHLYFDLKDDRSVIAAVSWKGQVARMQVRPEEGMEVVATGRMTTFPGQSKYQLIVEDVAPAGAGALMAMLEKRRAALAAEGLFDAERKKPIPYLPGVIGVVTSPSGAVIRDILHRLRDRFPRHVLIWPVAVQGQACAPEVAAAIRGFNAIEPGGAVPRPDLIIVARGGGSLEDLWGFNEEIVVRAAAASRIPLISAVGHETDTTLIDFAADRRAPTPTAAAEMAVPVRMELLAQVDGFGARAMRAVVAGVGLRGQRLRDLGRALPRADALTQGPAQRLDLWAGRLGSGLGMAAARKRRVFEARAGLVRPELLLGLVAHRRRDLGERGLRLDAMAERRRERLEARLAALAGRLAPSLARIVGDAERKVRDGRDKLAALAERLDAAPEARLAEARQRMEALDRMRATLGYAETLKRGFAVVRGDGAVVTSKAAAERAAAIEIEFADGRVAVGGRPRPKKPGEGPEQGSLF, from the coding sequence ATGGACCTTTTCGAGGATGGCCCCGCCCCTGCGGGCAATCAGCCGGAATATACGGTGTCAGAGCTTTCTGGTGCCGTGAAGCGGGTGATTGAGGGGGAGTTCGGCCTTGTCCGTGTGCGGGGCGAGGTCGGGCGGGTGTCGCGGCCTGCCTCGGGGCATTTGTATTTTGACCTAAAGGATGACCGGTCGGTCATCGCCGCCGTGAGTTGGAAAGGTCAGGTGGCGCGGATGCAGGTGCGCCCCGAAGAGGGGATGGAGGTCGTGGCGACAGGCCGGATGACCACCTTTCCGGGCCAGTCGAAATATCAGCTGATCGTCGAGGATGTGGCCCCTGCGGGGGCGGGTGCCTTGATGGCGATGCTGGAGAAGCGGCGCGCGGCGCTGGCGGCGGAGGGGCTGTTCGATGCTGAACGCAAGAAGCCCATCCCCTATTTGCCGGGGGTGATCGGGGTTGTCACCTCGCCTTCCGGGGCGGTGATCCGGGATATTCTGCATCGGTTGCGGGATCGGTTTCCGCGCCATGTGCTGATCTGGCCTGTCGCCGTGCAGGGGCAGGCCTGTGCGCCGGAGGTGGCCGCCGCGATCCGGGGGTTCAATGCGATTGAACCGGGGGGAGCGGTGCCGCGGCCGGACCTGATCATCGTGGCGCGTGGGGGCGGGTCGCTTGAGGACCTTTGGGGCTTCAACGAAGAAATCGTGGTGCGGGCGGCGGCGGCGTCGCGCATCCCGCTGATTTCGGCGGTGGGGCATGAGACGGATACGACGCTGATCGATTTCGCCGCCGACCGGCGCGCGCCCACGCCCACGGCGGCGGCGGAGATGGCGGTGCCGGTGCGGATGGAGCTTTTGGCGCAGGTCGATGGGTTCGGCGCGCGGGCGATGCGGGCGGTGGTGGCGGGCGTGGGTTTGCGTGGGCAGCGGCTGCGCGATCTGGGCCGTGCCCTGCCACGGGCCGATGCCCTGACGCAGGGGCCGGCGCAACGGCTGGACCTATGGGCCGGGCGGTTGGGTTCGGGGCTGGGGATGGCGGCGGCGCGCAAGCGGCGGGTGTTCGAGGCGCGGGCGGGGCTGGTGCGGCCAGAGCTGCTTTTGGGCCTTGTGGCGCATCGGCGGCGCGATCTGGGCGAGCGCGGGCTGCGGCTGGACGCGATGGCCGAGCGGCGGCGGGAGCGGTTGGAGGCACGGCTTGCGGCGCTGGCGGGGCGGCTTGCGCCGTCCTTGGCGCGGATCGTTGGAGATGCGGAGCGCAAGGTGCGCGACGGGCGGGACAAGCTGGCGGCCTTGGCGGAGCGGTTGGACGCGGCACCTGAGGCACGCCTCGCGGAGGCGCGGCAGCGGATGGAGGCGCTGGATCGCATGCGGGCGACGCTGGGCTATGCCGAAACCCTGAAGCGCGGCTTTGCCGTGGTGCGGGGGGATGGTGCGGTGGTCACGTCAAAGGCGGCCGCGGAACGGGCGGCGGCAATCGAGATCGAATTCGCGGATGGGCGGGTCGCTGTGGGCGGGCGGCCCAGGCCGAAGAAGCCGGGCGAGGGGCCGGAACAGGGAAGCCTGTTCTAA